Proteins from one Thioflavicoccus mobilis 8321 genomic window:
- a CDS encoding GPW/gp25 family protein, translating into MNLDYPYRFDARGATAEADEEAYLRGLIEQVLFTAPGERLMRPEFGSGIQQLLFAPNSPEVAATAQFLVQGALQQWLGDLIALQSVQVETADSTLRVTIAYAVRRTGQVQTATFERAGAAP; encoded by the coding sequence ATGAACCTCGACTACCCGTATCGCTTCGATGCCCGCGGCGCGACAGCCGAGGCCGATGAGGAGGCCTATCTGCGCGGCCTGATCGAGCAGGTCCTGTTCACGGCCCCGGGCGAGCGCCTGATGCGCCCGGAGTTCGGCAGCGGGATCCAGCAGCTGCTCTTCGCCCCGAACAGCCCCGAGGTCGCGGCGACGGCCCAGTTCCTGGTCCAGGGCGCCCTCCAGCAATGGCTCGGCGATCTGATCGCGCTCCAATCGGTGCAGGTCGAGACCGCCGATTCGACGCTGCGGGTGACGATCGCCTACGCGGTGCGTCGCACCGGCCAGGTCCAGACGGCGACCTTCGAGCGCGCGGGGGCGGCCCCATGA
- a CDS encoding putative baseplate assembly protein, with amino-acid sequence MSTPTSTTSGATTLFCCDDERRRALRDSAVDLNGIDYLEVLDGALPDDDPLRQRTLLVTFVRPLGGAVPGGARVRITGGERVRDPAVSWVSPATPLPAELDAPEEAAVRALVAALPAPDRVLVVRCAQAGDYSPYRLRLVHPGDGESVPSGLDPRLRELEFRFKAECPSELDCATPLVCPEEAAAPPAIDYLARDYPALRRLLLDRLALLVPGWRERSAADLGVTLAELLAYVGDQLAYQQDAIATEAYLDTARLRTSLRRHALLVDYPIHEGANARTWVQLQVAADAVPLGRAGTRFLTRVANRPARLAPGSREAREALSGAPVVFEPMHEALLYRAHNEIPLYTWGAARCWLPAGATAATLLGHLPTLAPGDPLLFEEVKGPLSGAGEDADRAHRHVVRLTEVRCWAPDDAAQPLADPLTGVEITEVGWAEADALPFPLCLSSIADAAHGRLPVVDVSVARGNLVLADHGLSVADDEDLGQVPAAHLAYPVARAGEPCATLAPEVIPPRFNPALGRAPLTFVGTLTKVSWRAGRRVVEQVPFDPEAPAAAALAPAPRDALPAIKVESQRDDEPAQRWTVRRDLLASGPDATHFVVEVEHDGRARLRFGDGRYGRRPSSGARFRASYRVGQGRAGNVGADTIAHLIGDDARITGVRNPLPASGGADPEDAASIRRRAPQAFRRQQRAVTIEDYAALAEAQPGVQRAAATLRWTGSWHTACVAVDRLGGGRLDEAFAARLLADLERYRMAGHDVAVDEPLYVSLAVDLQVCVASGYLRAQVRAGLLDALGSRRLPDGRLGLFHPDRLTFGDTLYLSGIYAAARAVAGVASVQATRFERQGSPDQRFLAEGLMRFTRLEIPRLDNDPSYPEHGVLRLDLYGGQ; translated from the coding sequence ATGAGCACCCCCACGAGCACGACGAGCGGCGCGACGACCCTGTTCTGCTGCGACGACGAGCGCCGCCGGGCGCTGCGCGACAGCGCCGTCGACCTCAACGGCATCGATTACCTCGAGGTCCTCGACGGCGCCCTGCCGGACGACGACCCGCTGCGCCAACGCACGCTGCTCGTGACCTTCGTCAGGCCCCTTGGGGGCGCCGTGCCCGGTGGTGCCAGGGTGCGCATCACCGGCGGTGAGCGGGTGCGCGACCCGGCGGTGAGCTGGGTGTCACCGGCGACCCCGCTGCCGGCCGAGCTCGATGCGCCTGAGGAGGCCGCCGTGCGCGCTCTGGTCGCGGCCCTGCCGGCGCCCGACCGGGTGCTCGTCGTGCGCTGCGCCCAGGCCGGCGACTATTCGCCGTACCGGCTGCGGCTCGTCCACCCGGGCGACGGCGAGTCGGTCCCGAGCGGGCTCGACCCGCGCCTGCGCGAGCTCGAATTCCGCTTCAAGGCCGAGTGCCCGAGCGAGCTCGACTGCGCGACCCCGCTGGTCTGCCCCGAAGAGGCGGCCGCGCCGCCGGCGATCGACTACCTGGCCCGCGACTATCCGGCCCTGCGCCGGCTGCTGCTCGACCGGCTCGCGCTCCTCGTGCCGGGCTGGCGCGAGCGCAGCGCCGCGGACCTTGGCGTCACGCTCGCCGAGCTGCTGGCCTATGTCGGCGACCAGCTCGCCTACCAGCAAGACGCGATCGCGACCGAGGCCTATCTCGATACGGCGCGGCTGCGCACCTCGCTGCGCCGCCACGCCCTGCTCGTCGACTACCCCATCCACGAGGGCGCCAACGCGCGCACCTGGGTCCAGCTCCAGGTCGCCGCCGACGCCGTGCCGCTCGGGCGCGCCGGCACCCGGTTCCTGACCCGGGTGGCGAACCGCCCGGCGCGCCTCGCCCCCGGTTCGCGCGAGGCGCGAGAGGCCCTGAGCGGCGCGCCGGTCGTCTTCGAGCCGATGCACGAGGCGCTCCTCTACCGGGCCCACAACGAGATCCCGCTCTACACCTGGGGTGCGGCCCGCTGCTGGCTGCCGGCCGGGGCGACGGCGGCGACCCTCCTCGGCCATCTACCGACGCTTGCGCCCGGCGACCCGCTGCTCTTCGAGGAGGTCAAGGGACCGCTCAGCGGCGCCGGCGAGGATGCCGACCGCGCCCATCGCCATGTCGTGCGCCTGACCGAGGTCCGCTGTTGGGCACCGGACGATGCGGCGCAACCGCTCGCCGATCCGCTGACCGGCGTCGAGATCACCGAGGTGGGCTGGGCCGAGGCCGACGCGTTGCCGTTCCCGCTGTGCCTCTCCAGCATCGCCGACGCCGCCCACGGGCGTCTGCCGGTCGTCGATGTGAGCGTCGCCCGGGGCAACCTGGTGCTCGCCGATCATGGCCTCAGTGTCGCCGATGACGAGGATCTGGGCCAGGTCCCCGCCGCCCACCTCGCCTATCCGGTCGCGCGTGCCGGCGAGCCCTGCGCGACGCTTGCGCCAGAGGTCATTCCGCCGCGCTTCAATCCGGCCCTGGGGCGCGCCCCGCTGACCTTCGTCGGGACCCTGACCAAGGTCTCGTGGCGCGCGGGACGGCGGGTCGTCGAGCAGGTGCCGTTCGATCCCGAGGCCCCGGCGGCCGCGGCCTTGGCCCCTGCACCGCGCGACGCCCTGCCGGCGATCAAGGTCGAGTCGCAGCGTGACGACGAGCCGGCGCAGCGCTGGACGGTGCGCCGCGACCTGCTCGCGAGCGGTCCGGACGCCACCCACTTCGTCGTCGAGGTCGAGCACGACGGCCGCGCCCGGCTGCGCTTCGGCGATGGCCGCTACGGCCGACGCCCGTCCTCCGGGGCCCGCTTCCGGGCGAGCTACCGCGTGGGGCAGGGCCGGGCCGGCAACGTCGGCGCGGATACGATCGCCCACCTGATCGGCGACGATGCCCGCATCACCGGCGTGCGCAACCCGCTCCCGGCCAGCGGCGGTGCCGATCCGGAGGACGCCGCGAGCATCCGTCGGCGCGCCCCGCAGGCCTTCCGCCGCCAGCAACGGGCCGTCACCATCGAGGACTACGCGGCCCTCGCCGAGGCCCAGCCCGGCGTGCAGCGGGCCGCGGCGACGCTGCGCTGGACCGGCTCCTGGCACACCGCCTGCGTGGCCGTCGACCGCCTCGGCGGCGGGCGCCTCGACGAGGCCTTCGCGGCACGGCTCCTCGCCGACCTCGAGCGCTACCGGATGGCCGGCCACGATGTCGCGGTCGACGAGCCGCTCTACGTCTCGCTGGCCGTCGACCTCCAGGTCTGCGTCGCTTCCGGTTACCTGCGCGCCCAGGTGCGTGCCGGGCTGCTCGACGCCCTCGGCAGCCGACGGCTGCCCGACGGGCGCCTCGGGCTCTTCCACCCCGATCGGCTGACCTTCGGCGACACCCTCTACCTGAGCGGCATTTATGCCGCGGCGCGCGCGGTGGCCGGTGTCGCCTCGGTGCAGGCGACGCGCTTCGAGCGCCAGGGCAGCCCAGACCAACGCTTCCTCGCCGAGGGCCTGATGCGCTTCACCCGCCTGGAGATCCCGCGGCTCGACAACGACCCGAGCTATCCCGAGCACGGCGTGCTGCGCCTCGACCTGTACGGAGGTCAATGA